The nucleotide window ACCAACCCCAGCCCGGTGTACTACCGCATTACGGGGCCGACATTGCACATCGAATTCGCCCACCAGCAGGCAGACAGGCCTGGGACGGGTGCCCAGAAAAACGGCATCAATCACATTCACACGGTCTATCGCGACCCGACCAATGAATACGGCACGGCCTGGACGATGCCCAAATAAGGACAATGGGGCCAGCTTGGTTGGCCCCTGAGGTGAGAAATTTATGCGCGCCCAAGTCCCGCTGGCAATTCGTCACAGGCGTTTTCCCATTCTCGTGATGATGGCCCTTTTGCTCGCCCTGCTGTCCGGGCGCAGCTTTGCCCACCCGATGCCGACGACCACTGTGCAGCTCGATCTTCACAGCGCGTATGTGACGGCGGAATTCGCCCTGCCGCTGAACGAACTTCAGCTCGCTACCGGGTGGAAGCTGGTCAACAACCCGCAGGCACTGCACCAGTATGCCGCGTCCCTGCACACCTACCTCGCGCACCATCTGGCGCTGACCGCCCAGAACGGCGCGGCCTGGACCGTGCAGCTTGGTCAGCCGACGCTCTCGCAGATGCAGCAGACCTCGGCGGGGGCGTATCAGGAATTCATGGTGGCAGCCCGCCTCACGCCGCCCGCCGGAGAGGGAACACGCGATTTCACCCTGAAGTACGACGCCATCGTCCGCGAGGTCAAAACGCATTCGGTGCTGGTGTCGATCCGGCGCGACTGGGAACGCGGTCTGAACAACGAGAGTGGAAATGACAGCGTAGAGGTGGGCGTCATCCGGGCCGATCCGCGCAGCGGGCTGGTGCCGCTGCTCCCGGTGAATCAGGCGCAGGGGAGCATGTGGCAGGGTTTCGTGGGCATCTTCCTGCTGGGCCTGCACCACATCGCGTCCGGCACCGATCATCTGCTGTTTCTGCTGACGCTGCTGCTGCCCGCCCCGCTGCTGGTGGCCGCTGGTCGCTGGGGGACGTTTGGCGGCACCCGCAGAACGCTGCTGAACATCGTCAAGATCACCACCGCCTTTACCGCCGGGCACTCGCTGACGCTGCTCCTCGGCACCCTGAAGATCGTGAACGTGCCCGACGCGCCCATCGAGGCACTCATTGCGGTCTCGATCCTCGTGTCAGCAGTTCACGCGTGGCGGCCGCTCTTCCCGGGCCGAGAACTGCTGATCGCGGGCGGCTTCGGCCTCATTCACGGCCTGGCCTTCTCGTACACGCTGGCCGAGCTGAACCTCAGCTCATGGCAGACGGCGCTCAGCCTGTTGGGGTTCAACCTCGGCATCGAAGCGATGCAGCTCGTGGTGATCGCCGTGACCATGCCCTGGCTGATCCTGCTGGCGCAAACGAAGCTGTATCCGGCGGTTCGCATGATGGGTGCCGCGCTGGCATTTTGCGCGGCGCTAGGCTGGCTGGGCAATCGGGTGGGCTGGCGCAACCCGCTGGGTGCACTGGCCGATCAGCTCGGGGCCGCCGGGCCGTGGGCGCTCCTGGGCCTGGCGATGCTGGCTGTGATGGCGTTCACGATCACGTGGCGTGCCCGCACGAAGGGCTGAGACGCCTGGTGGGCACGGTTCTATTGATACCTGCATAAGTTGGGGACAGGTGACTGGGGCGCAGCCCTCCAAAAAGGCCTAGCTGGACGCTGAGGCGTCAACGCCTGCTAGGGGGTATCTTCGGCCGAGCCGCTGCGCAGAGCGTAGCCATACTTGCGCACGGTGCGCAAATAGTTATACGCGCCGAGGCTCCGAAGTTTGCTGCGCAGATTGGCCATGTGGGCATCGATCACATTGCTGTCTGCCGGGAGCGCGTCCTTGGTTTTTGTTTTTTGAATGAGTTCTTGCCGGGAATACACCCAACCGGGCTGCTCCATCAGCAGTGTCAGGATCTCGAACTCGGTCGGGGACAGCCCGACCTCCTGTCCCCGGTACAGCACCAGGCGCTGCTGTACCCGGACCTCTAAGCCCCGCAGT belongs to Deinococcus ruber and includes:
- a CDS encoding HupE/UreJ family protein, which gives rise to MRAQVPLAIRHRRFPILVMMALLLALLSGRSFAHPMPTTTVQLDLHSAYVTAEFALPLNELQLATGWKLVNNPQALHQYAASLHTYLAHHLALTAQNGAAWTVQLGQPTLSQMQQTSAGAYQEFMVAARLTPPAGEGTRDFTLKYDAIVREVKTHSVLVSIRRDWERGLNNESGNDSVEVGVIRADPRSGLVPLLPVNQAQGSMWQGFVGIFLLGLHHIASGTDHLLFLLTLLLPAPLLVAAGRWGTFGGTRRTLLNIVKITTAFTAGHSLTLLLGTLKIVNVPDAPIEALIAVSILVSAVHAWRPLFPGRELLIAGGFGLIHGLAFSYTLAELNLSSWQTALSLLGFNLGIEAMQLVVIAVTMPWLILLAQTKLYPAVRMMGAALAFCAALGWLGNRVGWRNPLGALADQLGAAGPWALLGLAMLAVMAFTITWRARTKG